Proteins encoded in a region of the Nicotiana tomentosiformis chromosome 9, ASM39032v3, whole genome shotgun sequence genome:
- the LOC104098121 gene encoding uncharacterized protein: MLDNLPQDIEQLESQKKPNMEETEVVNLGSEEDVKETRISIHLEVEPRENLLDPLKYIFLKLMPTGKLAKWQILLSKFEIVYITQKAIKGQALADQLVENPVDEDYEPLTTKLQRSRNWGSPNFEIWTALSSIGKDKIPLTNNMAEYEVCILGIIMAVDMNVKELLVIGDSDLLIHQVQGEWSTKNVKILLYLHCIKDLFKKFMKIKFKHVPKIQNKFIDALATL; this comes from the exons ATGCTAGACAATCTCCCACAAGATATCGAACAGCTGGAGAGTCAGAAAAAGCCCAATATGGAAGAAACAGAAGTGGTCAATCTCGGAAGTGaagaagacgtgaaagaaacCAGAATCAGCATTCACCTAGAAGTTGAGCCGAGGGAAAACCTG CTCGACCCTCTTAAGTACATCTTCTTGAAGCTGATGCCTACcggaaagctagctaaatggcaaattctcctcagcaaatttgaaattgtgtacataactcagaagGCTATCAAGGGGCAAGCTTTAGCCGACCAGCTCGTAGAGAATCCAGTGGATGAGGATTATGAGCCGCTCACtac caaacttcaaaggagtcggAATTGGGGCAGTCCTAATTTCGAAATCTGGACAGCATTATCCAGCAtcggcaaagataagattcccttgaccaataatatggctgaatacgaAGTGTGCATCCTTGGAATCATAATGGCAGTTGACATGAATGTCAAAGAACTTCTGGTCATAGGGGATTCTGATCTattgatacaccaagtccaagggGAGTGGTCCACCAAAAATGTCAAGATCCTTCTGTACCTGCACTGCATAAAAGATCTTTTCAAGAAGTTCATGAAGATTAAGTTCAAGCACGTTCCCAAGATTCAAAACAAGTTTATAGATGCCCTTGCAACTCTATAG